A genome region from Euphorbia lathyris chromosome 4, ddEupLath1.1, whole genome shotgun sequence includes the following:
- the LOC136225509 gene encoding (S)-8-oxocitronellyl enol synthase CYC2-like produces the protein MKLCIKGAIEAPKKEFENSTLKRYQSVALIIGVTGIIGNSLVEILPLEDTPGGPWKVYGVARRPQPIWQAGHPIEYVQCDVSNEEETLEKLSTFRDITHIFYVAWASKATEAENCEINGSMLRNVLKAVIPNAENLQHISLVTGIKQYCGPFESFGKIQPHECPWHEDLPRLDAVNFYHTLEDILFAETTKRERLTWSIHRPGVIFGFSPSSLINVVCTLCVYATICKHQGLPLIFPGNRATWEGYWFVSDADLIAEQQIWAAVDPNAKNEAFNCCNGDVFKWKHLWKVLAEQFKIENYGFEEDDKRLSLGQMMENMGPVWDQIVEEKHLLATEIEKVGAWWLAEITFIGADFFASTNKSKEHGFFGFRNTEKSFIHWIHKMKSHGIVPSYDD, from the exons ATGAAGTTGTGCATCAAAGGAGCCATTGAAGCACCAAAG AAAGAATTTGAAAACAGTACACTAAAGAGGTACCAAAGTGTGGCCCTTATAATTGGAGTCACAGGCATCATCGGCAATAGTCTGGTTGAGATCCTACCTCTTGAAGATACCCCGGGCGGCCCCTGGAAGGTGTACGGTGTTGCCCGCCGCCCACAGCCAATCTGGCAGGCAGGTCATCCGATTGAATACGTTCAATGTGATGTCTCAAACGAAGAAGAAACGCTTGAAAAGCTTTCAACTTTCCGAGATATCACCCACATCTTCTATGTTGCTTGGGCGAGCAAAGCTACCGAAGCTGAGAATTGCGAAATCAATGGCTCCATGCTGAGAAATGTGCTGAAAGCAGTGATCCCAAATGCAGAAAATTTGCAGCATATAAGCCTGGTGACCGGAATTAAGCAATACTGCGGTCCTTTCGAGTCATTTGGCAAAATTCAGCCTCATGAATGTCCATGGCACGAGGATCTTCCGCGGCTGGATGCTGTAAACTTTTATCATACACTTGAGGATATACTGTTTGCCGAAACGACCAAGAGAGAAAGACTAACATGGTCAATTCATAGACCTGGAGTAATATTTGGGTTTTCGCCTTCTTCGTTGATCAATGTGGTTTGTACTTTATGTGTTTATGCAACAATTTGTAAGCATCAAGGGCTTCCATTGATCTTTCCGGGCAACCGAGCAACTTGGGAAGGGTATTGGTTTGTATCAGATGCAGATTTGATTGCTGAACAGCAGATATGGGCAGCAGTTGATCCTAATGCTAAGAATGAAGCTTTCAATTGCTGCAATGGAGATGTTTTCAAGTGGAAGCATTTGTGGAAAGTGTTAGCGGAGCAGTTCAAAATCGAGAATTACGggtttgaagaagatgataagAGATTAAGTTTGGGGCAGATGATGGAAAACATGGGGCCTGTTTGGGATCAGATTGTTGAAGAAAAACATTTACTAGCTACTGAAATTGAGAAAGTTGGAGCATGGTGGCTTGCTGAAATCACTTTCATAGGAGCAGACTTCTTTGCTTCTACGAACAAGAGCAAAGAACATGGATTTTTCGGGTTTAGAAACACTGAAAAATCGTTTATACATTGGATTCATAAAATGAAATCTCATGGAATTGTTCCTTCATATGATGATTAA
- the LOC136225510 gene encoding uncharacterized protein has translation MTAANSVADSVFKAIESTSSVTEEQLSTLHFLYGKNFERATRIVDQRRVKRISGQPSGRSIFQVVGESRRKEEYFCFPEHYCACYSFFYDIVNRGEQLCCKHQLAARLAAVLGICVDVQVSDDQLALLLVKL, from the exons ATGACCGCTGCTAATTCGGTTGCCGATTCTGTTTTCAAAGCCATAGAGTCTACTTCTTCAG TAACCGAAGAACAACTCTCAAC CTTGCATTTCTTGTATGGTAAGAACTTTGAGAGGGCAACTAGAATAGTTGATCAAAGAAGAGTCAAGAGGATCTCTGGTCAACCCAGTGGTCGTTCAATCTTTCAG GTGGTTGGAGAATCAAGGAGGAAGGAGGAGTACTTCTGTTTCCCGGAACACTATTGTGCGTGTTACTCGTTCTTTTATGACATTGTAAACAGAGGAGAACAACTTTGT TGTAAACATCAACTAGCTGCAAGGCTTGCTGCAGTGCTCGGAATATGCGTGGATGTTCAAGTTTCAGATGATCAACTAGCGCTGCTACTTGTAAAACTCTAA